The genomic region GTAAATACACATTTTGCTGTTTGACGTCATGCTGTTGCCAGGGAGACTGTCACCAGTTCACCGATGTGACTCTACTGCGGCAAGTTAGAGATTGGGCTTTGTGCAAGGACCTGGATTTTGGATTAAAAATAACCAGAGGGTTACTTCTGGAGACTCTTACCGCATCAGGCAGAACCACACTGGGGTCTCCTTGTGTTGCTTCTGCTCTTTTCCCGTAGTTTGGTGCCATCACTCTGTCCTGGGATTCTCTGCTTTTGTTCCTTGTAGTGCTCTACAGACTTGGTCTAACCTTCTTTTCCACTTTCTTTGACCATCTTCCTCCTCACATCCCACATCTCGGGGGTTTTGCCTGCTCAGGCCTATGTCTCCCTGTAAAACAAGACCTTAAGGATTAGTTGTCTCCCAAAGGACAAAAATGTTGGATATTTGCTCATCTAGAGGCAAATTATATTGTAAAGGAATTCAAATTTTTGAATGGTAAATTAGTCGTTTAATGGACTTTTACTTTGGATATGCCTGTCTGCTCTTTCCCTTGTAATTTATCATTTAGAGCAAGTGAAAGTCCTGAAATCTAAAAAAATGGACACTTGTTCTTACTATGGCATCGCTTTGCTCCCTAAGCAATTTACTGCTGTGTGCCAAGAGCGGCCCTGGTGAATTCTGAAGTGATGACTCCATCACCCCCACATTAAACATCttcatatttcagaaataaaatgcagCAGATGTTTTCTTTGTCTTGGGTTAACTACAGATTTGACTTTACCCAGTGGATTTTTGGCGCTTTCTGAGTGATGAGACAGAATTCtctacagtttttttttttttatcatagcTGTTAGGTAGGAGCAGAAACTACCTGTCAGAGCAATAGCAGCTGATAAACACTGAAAAGTTGTCAAGATTACTTCAGGGCTGTCCTTTTAAATCACCATCAGCCCTAAGTTCTTTCTAAGTAGAAAGCAGTTGCTTGAGGAAAGAGATCTGACTGGAATTCCTTCATGGTAATGTTCTGTGTCTTAAATACCTGGATTTTAGCATGTTCTCTGTGggtttaatgatttttttttcttttttgcatgcAAGTCTTATTTCCTGAAAGGGTACTTTTAATTAATGTGCTCCCTGCTCTATGGTCTCTTTCCATTTCAATTACCAGGACAAGGGCAACgttctgcagctccagcaggaaaCCCAGCAGCCAGCAAACCACAGCAACAAAATGGCAATTTGTCTGGAGCAGGTAAGAGTCATACTGGGCAGGAATTCTGATATGTGATCAGTGAGAAAATGTAGcttcaatttaaataaaatcctTTCTCTAGTGGTGTTCCACTAGAAGCTCTCCATTGAGGAGTAACCCATAGCTTGACTAGGTGAATTCTCTCAAGAGTACTCTATACTTGGttataaaaggggaaaaattgtcctttttcttccccaagggaaaaaaagcccaaaaaaccccaactttaTTCAGTTTCCATTGCATTCTTGAAGCAATGCTCTGTGGACACCCAAATTAGACTGCAGTTTGTAGCTGGCCACCAACTGTGTGTGTTACCAATGCTGAGATAGAGGCCAAACATTTTAGGCAATACACTGAAATTAAATACATCTAGAAACGTGTTTTTTTTTGATCAAGATTCCAGTGAGATACTGAAGGATGCAGTCAATTTAAATGTCAGTCtgtatacttttttttttttttttgagctaaAAAGTTGTCAATCCTAATTCTTGGTGCTGCTTTAACTTGTCTGTATTCTTTACCCCTGTGCttaggaagaatttttaaatagtaAAATTTTGACATTTGCTTAGAAACTTGCAGCAGAAAACAAGCTTCTCCTTCCTTGCTTAAAGCTGATCACAAGAGTTTTTTTGCATATACATTGACAAGATTGAGTTTAGAATTAGCAATATCACTTTATGTCAAAAAACTATTTGTGGGGTATTTTTCCTTAGTTGTTCCCCCAAGTGGTGTCTTGATCTAAcacttcccatccctggaagcgttCAGGGCTGGGTTGGATGGGGTTGTGGGTAGGGTTGtttgtggaaggtgtccctgtccctggcagggggttggaatgagtcctttccaacccaaaccacactgtgattctgttattttaaagaatttactGCTAAACAGTTATTTGCCACTTAAACTCTGTTCAAGAGGTTGACTGTGGACACATTTCCACTTAAGTGCAAGCACTCTAAAGGGTCTGAGAGTGTCTCTTCTACAGCATTTTGCAGCCTAGAAGACACTTGTGACCAAGAGCAGAAATGATGCAACAAGCTTCAATCCCTCTGTGGTGCCCACGTGGCACAGGGTGTTCCTGGAACTTTGCCTGTGTGGCTCCTTATGGCATGGTGGGAAAGTTCTGCACCCTGAGTTGATTTTAACCTGATCTTTGTGTGTGAGGCTGAAATCCTCTCTGCTCTGTTGTGGTTTTTGGAaggtcctgctgctcccaagTACCACGCTCCCTCCAACCAGTTTGGAAAAGcgagtgctcccagtgccctgaAGACACCTGGGGGCTCTCAGATCAAAGTGGTGCCAATTGCCAGCTTGAATCCATACCAGTCCAAGTGAGTTCTTGTGGTTTGCCAGGCCTTGTTCATCTCACAGGCATGAAGGAACAATAgctttgctttgattttctATGTGTGAGTCTCAGTCAAATAATTCATTGAGTTCTTTGGACTTTATTGGTTAAGTTCAAACAAAGCAACCCAACAACAACCACAAAACCACCCAGAGAAACAAGCAGAAAACCTTCCATAGAAAACACTGGTgggctttgttttggtttgttggtgttttgttgttgttttgggtttttgtttagggttttgttttctgattttttttttgtggcgaagagtgttcttttctttcttttttttttatctttttaaattgCATCAACATTCTTTAACAATCTGAGATTTGCCTTGCCATTGTCTTGGTGcagctgccctgctgagcttgataggtttttaatattttagttGAAAATCGATTGActtgtctgggtttttttttttcctaaagcaaCCTTCTTTTCGGTAACTTAATGACAAAACAGCTCAGTAAGCTATTCACTCCAGCTACTGAGCTGTTGAAAAGCATGAGGATGTAATTATTTAGTGAATGACATTTTTAAGTTATGCAAACTGATTTGATTACCCAAGTTAAATGCGAATCCTATAATTGAGCTCTTGAGTTCTGGCGTGGCTTTTCAGAGCAGGCAAACTGCTGTGTGAGAAATGTACCCTAGAAGAGTAAAAGATTTGAGGCCTGCTTCTGTATAGAAGGATTGTTCACTATTATTATCATACTGGATGCTTTATGGCTGCTTTGTTGCCTTCTGTACAACTTTCTGTCTTTAATGGTCTAGGCCATTAAAACAGAAAGCAGTGGAAAGAGTTGCCGAGGTGCAGTGGGAAGATTCTGGCTTTTAAATAGTCACATTTCAGTTCCAAAGGTTTGTCAGGTCAATCTCTTCTTTAAAAAGGTGCAAAGAGATGCAGAGCACTGATTTCTTGAATGATTTCAGGTGGACCATTTGTGCTCGTGTTACCCAAAAAGGTCAGATCCGCACGTGGAGCAACTCTCGTGGGGAAGGAAAGCTCTTTTCCATAGAGCTGGTTGATGAAAGTGTAAGTGTCATATGTTGAGACAAAGCTAATGTATGCCAGATGCTGATGAAACTTTCATAAAGACAAAATAGAGGaaataaagcacatttttcggaaatgatttttttttattacaactGAAACTTGCATCCCTGCATTCATTAAGTTGCACATCAACGTGCCAGTTTTTATCCAGAATGAAGTCTTAAATGTGCAACATTGCTGATTATTTTTCATCAAAGTCTATAGTGTGTGACTGGATTTTTGCAGCTTCAAAATAGAGTTGTTTATGCAAACTGACAACCTAATACTGAGGGTTGTGGTGGTTTCCTGTGGATTGAGAGCGACATCTCCTCCTGGCTGAGCTACACCTTACAAAACAGGGAGTGAGAGGAGCCTTACCTCCAAGTTACAAGCTTTCAATTTTCATGAGGAAATTGGTGTACAAATTATTGTAACACTGAGAAATTTCCTCTGTGGTTTGTTTGGGGAATGGTATCTGGTTAATCTAACTGAACTTGCAGTTTGTCAAACCTCTTATCAAATTACAGCCTTCTGTCGTGAAAACAAACAAGATTCTGCTAGATTATATTGAGTGTAAAATGTGAGGTTAATAATGTAACATGTTGTCACCAGgcatttgttttctctgcatAGTGtctatattccttttttttctttttttttttaacagtgttTATATCTAGTGAGTATAATTGTTATTAATTCTTACTTATAGACATATCTGAGTGGGAGCCATCACAATATACTGTGTGTAACTTGTGGAGCTGTGGGgtctatttaaattttatttcatcacTGCCAGCTTTACCGGTATTTTCAGAGGTGTTTCTATGATGGATGCAGTTCTTACGCCTTTTATTCTGAAGCTGTAGATGTACTAATGAGAGTTGAAGATGAGGTTTGATTGTCAGGTGTAGAATATGTCAATTTAGCTCTAACTACAGATGTGAAGAGAATGTTGTTTGTTTCTCATACGCCTGGAGCTACCCTGGCAGACCCCACTGTCTCTGCAGGACTGCTACCACTTAACATTGCAAagatacatatattttttttgaaATCTTTTTCCATGCCAAATTTCACTTCTGACCAGCTTTCCTATTTTCCTGCAGGGTGAGATTAGAGCTACTGCATTCAACGATCAAGCAGACAAGTTCTTTCCACTCATTGAATTGAACAAGGTATGGTAGCTTTGTGCTTTCTTAGAATGACAGGAGCTGGAAGAGAGGAACTTGAGCCTAGCAAGGATTTTTAAAGGTGAACACAATCTATTTTCCCTGACTACTGATAATATCCCCTGTTTCATTGCTTTCTCCTGTAGGTATATTATTTTACCAAAGGCAATTTGAAGACTGCTAACAAGCAATATACAGCTGTTAAGAATGACTATGAGATTACATTCACTAATGAGACTTCAGTTGTGCCCTGTGATGATGCCCAGCATCTTCCATCTGTTCAGTTTGATTTTGTATCCATCTCTGACTTGGAGAACACGCCCAAAGACTCGATTGTTGGTCAGTCAAAGTAGAAAAATGGCAAATTCTAAAGCTTTGAAGTTTGATTTTTATGTCCTGAATTCTGGGCAGGTGGTGAGCATAGGATGCTTTGGGTGTTGTGATCTCTTAATTGAAGTCATCCACTGATTGTTGCCATTAAAAATTCCTCAGGCAATTTTCCTGTTAAGATGATTTTGCCTGTTTTCTAACAATATATAACAACTATTCTTCAAACTTGTACTTCAAACTGGAGACAGTAGGTGATAGTTGTTTATTGTACTGTGATCGttgttttccacagaaaaaggctgaaggaaaaaatgcccTTGCTCAGCATGTGTGCATTTCATACCTTCTGTGATCTTGCTTTCTTTCACTATCTAATTATCTCTGTAGTGATTTTGGCATAATTCATTGCATCCAAGTCCAAGTTGCATGACTGTTTTGGCTTGCTTTATGAAGTATTGgaggtttgtttttctgtaattCGTTGGGCAGAGTACTCCGGAAAAATCAGAGGCTTGGGTGGGGGCGAGGGTTCTCAGGTTTCAGAGGCACAAGATGCCTGTGATTCAGAGACATTCAGCTGGGGATTTTCAAGGTAGATGGGTAATATTAAAAGTGGTGTATTTTTAGGGACTGCACAGGGGATAGCTTTAGCTTTTACCACCTGAGCATGCAGACTTGTTAAAGTTGCAACTTATAATTGCAGAGTTATGTGGAGGCAGGAGCCAGTTGTTTCATTGTGTTACAGTCACTTTGAAGGCTCTTGCTTGTGCTTTAACAGCAAGTGTGTGTTACATGATCAGGACTGAAGTCCTTTGACAGAATGTGATGGGAAAAGATAGTACAATGCCTTGATCTCTCTAATGTGGTGAGGCTTGCATTCATGAATATCTTAATGACTGCGTCAACAAAATTAAAGCACTGAAGAGTTCTGTAGTGGAACATCCCTACCATAATACACTTAATTTCCATATCAGATTTCATTTCAATAGGGAGCTGGGATACAAGGTAAAAATCTGACAGTAGGTTTGAATTCTTCTCTTGTGATCTTGTGTTCTCCAATTGTGACCCCTGAGTAACTCTAAATTGTAACTGTTTCTCAGATGTGATTGGAATTTGCAAGAGCTACGAAGATGTCACTAAAGTTGTAGTGAAAGCTAACAATAGGGAGGTTTCAAAGAGGAACGTGCATCTGATGGATACATCAGGGAAACTGGTGACAGTTACACTGTGGGGAAGTGAGGTATGTGCTCTCTTACCTGCTCTTAACAAAGCTGCCTTGGTGTAGGGTGAGGAAGTGCTGTTGTCACCTGAGATGggcacagcagtgacacagTCCTGGGTGTTCAAGGATCAGGGGCCAGCAGAAGGTGAAAGACTGTCTGGTTGCATTCAGGTGTGATGTCCTTAACCTTTCCCTGACAAACTGCTGACATGATCTGACTAATGTGTTCTGAACAACTGCAGACATTATGTCTCAAGCCAAAATTCTGAAAGTAATAGGCTCCTGGTTTAGGAAAGGGTGTGAGCTGCAGCTTGATGATGGAAAAGCCTGGTGGCTATGGCTGTCTCAAAATGAGATGAATTTTATTTGTAGGGTGGGATACATGTTATCCCTAATGAGCAGGTTGAGAGGCTCTGTCTCAGACTGGAGTTTAATGCATCAAAGCCATGGAAGTGAAAGTTTGAACAGTTGCAGTAAAATGCTTCCTTATCTTTTTAACAGGCTACTTTGTTTTCCACTGTTGTTATAGATACTTAGGGATTTATGTGCCAATCTATAAAATGGGAGTGATCCTGCCAGCTTGACAGTGATGCTTTATGGCTAAATGATCAAGTGCACTGATACTGTAGGTACCTAAACACCATTAACCATCTGCTGATACAGATGAAGTAAACTGAAGTTCAGTATTGCAAAGCCTTAAGATTGAACTAGGTTATAATAGGAGAGACTACTGGTATACAATTCCTGGATTAACTCTTCCAACAGAGATCAGGGTCTGTGTTTTGCAAAGTTAAATCTGTTTAGATCTGCTTGCTTGTAGAATAGAAATATCAATAAGCATTGAGGGAGAGTGATGTATGGCTTTCAACTGGCACAGTTAGGGTTAGAATCTGTATGTCCTCTACAGCAGTCACTGCCATCACTGCTGGGAtgtgttttctgcttttgcatCTCATGGGTACAGTAAGTACTGCTGCAACTCCAGCTCATTTGTTATCTTTAAGTACATGATCCTCCCCCTTGCTTGCTGAGTGCTGTGGGGTCCATAAAATCTATACCTTTCAAACCCTCTCTCATGCCATGAGGTTCTTTGTTAGTGTCAGACTACTCAGGTGATGGCAGTTGAACAGCATTAGGGCAGCTTTATGACATAAAAAACAGAAGATGGAAAGTTAAGTAAAAATGTTTGGTCAGCATAGCTGCACTTCTGTGTAAGTGGTAGTAAGATGGACATGATTGGCTCAGTGAAGCTGAGCGAGTTCTTTCATCTCTTGAGGAGTCTGATATGAACAATTAATTTTGTTTGCATTCCCATAACACATCTCCCTTCCTAAAATCCTGGTGTAAAGCTGCTGACAGAGGGGACCAGTCCTTTCTAACAAACCCATGGTGTGATTTAAGAATTCTCTGGTTCCCCAGGAAACGAGGTGTTAGGATTGCACAGAAAATTGTCACCTACCTTTGCTTAAACTCCTAATGACACCATTCAGAACCTTACCTTTTAGATACACTGGGGCAGTTTGAGTCAGGCTTGGTCTCTTGTCATGATCTGTGAATTATGACCACAAGTTCAGTGCCTTTCCTGTaacatgctgctgctgctctctggttTTTCACACATGCAGGCTGAACAGTTTGATGGTTCCAGACAACCTGTGATTGCCATCAAAGGAGCCCGTGTGTCTGACTTTGGTGGCAGAAGCCTGTCTGTCCTGTCCTCCAGCACAGTTGTCATCAACCCTGATAGCCCAGAGGCTTTCAAGCTCCGAGGATGGTAGGAGTGTGTTTATGTAGCTTTGTTTCAACCTTCCGCAgagtatttgttttattttgtttctctgtaCTTGAGCAGTGGGTGTAGCACTGAGGGAAGGTGGCAGAGGCTATGGCTTCCAGGGCTACAGAAGCTTCTCTGGCTTGCAAGAGCTAGAGCCTGGAAGGCTGTCCTTCTTAAGTTGTTCAATTCAAAAAACTTTTAATTCCATGACAGACCTTGAAAAATTGAAATCGGGGTAGTGCATGCTGACCCAAAGCCTTGGAAGGCAGCATGAAATCAGGCTTGACCAGCTCTACTTTCTGAGGCTTGATCTGAGAGAATGGTATTTTTTCCCACAGGCTTTTCCATTGTGTGGAATCTGATACACACTGAGTTAGTGTGGAGGGACTGTTTGACATCTCTCAGTGTCTAGTTCTTGTCAGATATTTTTCAGATAGCAAAATAACTCTTTTTATTGTCAGGAAAACAAAGCGATTTCATTGCTGCTTCTCCTGTAAGTAGCTGTTAAATTGTCTGTTGTAAGTATGAATGTGGTGAgatgtggtgtgtgtgtgtgtgaagagGGTTAAGTGCCAACAGCATCAGACTTGTGAATCCTGAGTCTTCAGATTCCAGTTACATCACCCAAATGTGGATGAAATAAATGGCATCCTCCATTTGTCATTGAGTTCTCCCATACTTCAGAGGCTTGTTGGAGATAAAATTGATTGTGGGTCTGAGCTATTACTGTCATGCTTTAATTAAGCTCAATCTTTGAGCCTCGTTGGTGTGTTTGTGAAATCACAAAGCCCATCACAACAGGAATGCAGTGCAACCTTTTGCTGAAGAGCTGTGCTTTTCTGATCTTAACAGAGGAAGCATAATCTTTTCAATGCTATTTGCTTTTCCATTCGAAGCTGCTGCGAAGATAATGGTAccatgtaatttaattttaattatggaAATATCTTGATGCCCTTAAATCTTGTTATCTGCCTGGCTCTAAGAAGTGTGCAGTGCGTGGTTTGACCACTAGCTGGCAAACAAATTGCAGTTATATAGAACAAAGCTGTCCTCCTTTTGTGGGTTTATAAAATACTGTGCTAATTAAGTCAGACTATTAACTTATTCTGAAATGCTATTTTTGTTTGCAATATACACATATTACTGTAATTGTTTCCTTTGCAATCATTGATAAAAAATCCCTCCTGTATTGAGTACATGAAAATAAACACAAGCTTTTGATAAGTCCGTATGGTCTGCTCTCCAAAAATAGAAGTGCATCTCTGTGCCTGCAGGTTTGACTCTGAGGGGCAGCTTCTGGAAGGTGCCTCCATCTCTGATGTGAGGGGtgggccagcagctggagcaaaTACCAATTGGAAAACTTTGTTTGAAGCCAAAGCTGAGAACTTGGGACAAGGAGATAAGGTAAGGCATGGCCACTCAGTGCAAGCTTTGTCTGttggggagaaaataaaaagcaaggcTGTGTGAGGTGTTCTTCTTATTGAAGTAGTCCAAGTGTTGAGCAGTAGGTATTTACTGTTTTGAAAACTGTGCTATTAATTAATattgtttttcaaataaatcCAAGCTTGTTGGTGATGTTGCAACATGATACTTTGTTTGCAAGAAAATTCTAAGTCTTATGTAAATGAAGGGAGGAGGATGTTTTTACCCCAAAGATGTTCAAAGAAGCAGCACAGAG from Lonchura striata isolate bLonStr1 chromosome 20, bLonStr1.mat, whole genome shotgun sequence harbors:
- the RPA1 gene encoding replication protein A 70 kDa DNA-binding subunit: MSVRLSEGAIAAIMQGEEVFKPVLQVINTRAIATGTGPPRYRVLMSDGVNTLSSFMLATQLNSLVEEERLSARCICQVNRFIVNSLKDGRRVVILMDVTVLQTADQVGGPIGNPQPYNEGQGQRSAAPAGNPAASKPQQQNGNLSGAGPAAPKYHAPSNQFGKASAPSALKTPGGSQIKVVPIASLNPYQSKWTICARVTQKGQIRTWSNSRGEGKLFSIELVDESGEIRATAFNDQADKFFPLIELNKVYYFTKGNLKTANKQYTAVKNDYEITFTNETSVVPCDDAQHLPSVQFDFVSISDLENTPKDSIVDVIGICKSYEDVTKVVVKANNREVSKRNVHLMDTSGKLVTVTLWGSEAEQFDGSRQPVIAIKGARVSDFGGRSLSVLSSSTVVINPDSPEAFKLRGWFDSEGQLLEGASISDVRGGPAAGANTNWKTLFEAKAENLGQGDKADYFSCVGTIVHLRKENCMYQACPSQDCNKKVIDQQNGLYRCEKCDREFPNFKYRLMLLVTIADCLEYQWVTCFQDTAELILGQTAAFLGELKEKNEQAFEEVFQNANFNTYEFRIRVKLETYNDESRIKATAMDVKPVNYREYSKRLIANIRRNAQLG